A genomic region of Blastocatellia bacterium contains the following coding sequences:
- a CDS encoding tetratricopeptide repeat protein, producing the protein HPSVAISLNNLATLYREQAKYAEAESLYLRSLAILEKVLGPDHPDVAAVLNNLAILYMIQKKYFKSEPLFRRSLGISKKAFGNEHPNVAAILEQYSSLLRHMNRKGEAQKLEAQAKKIRKKIYRSKGRRGLSS; encoded by the coding sequence GCACCCTAGTGTGGCCATAAGCCTGAACAACTTAGCGACCTTATACCGCGAGCAGGCCAAGTATGCCGAAGCTGAATCATTATACCTGCGATCTTTAGCCATTCTTGAAAAGGTATTAGGCCCCGACCATCCTGACGTTGCAGCAGTGCTCAATAACTTAGCTATCCTTTATATGATTCAGAAGAAATATTTCAAATCTGAACCTCTCTTTCGGCGGTCACTGGGAATATCCAAAAAGGCTTTTGGGAATGAACATCCGAACGTTGCAGCAATATTAGAGCAATACTCGTCTCTGCTGAGGCACATGAATAGGAAGGGTGAAGCACAGAAGCTGGAAGCGCAAGCCAAGAAAATCAGGAAGAAAATCTATAGGAGCAAAGGGAGAAGGGGCCTTTCGTCTTAA